In one window of Henckelia pumila isolate YLH828 chromosome 1, ASM3356847v2, whole genome shotgun sequence DNA:
- the LOC140874296 gene encoding uncharacterized protein, protein MEAIKNKNILANRYLAGISKEKWSMAHDIGWHRGVMTTNMSECLNSVLKGARRLPISAIVHLTLLRSVQYFIERVTKGERMVEDNQLWSDYSCRKYKEWARKFNEHRVVKYDVRSQTAQVATEGRPSRGQHIQVVRISTIDCSCGKWTIFGIPCSHAICTAKWHSLDPTTLMQPWYNISEYLATYEGRFEPLADERYWDRPSFKLQHNPVRRERGRAGRDTTTRLKNEMDRPVARERQQQRPNN, encoded by the coding sequence ATGGAGGCAATCAAGAACAAAAACATTTTGGCAAACAGATATTTGGCTGGAATATCGAAGGAAAAATGGAGTATGGCCCATGATATAGGTTGGCATCGTGGAGTGATGACAACCAACATGTCCGAGTGCTTAAACAGTGTATTAAAGGGAGCTCGTAGGCTGCCTATATCTGCAATAGTTCATTTGACCCTTCTGAGATCCGTCCAGTACTTCATTGAACGTGTAACAAAAGGTGAACGTATGGTTGAGGACAATCAACTGTGGTCGGATTATTCATGTCGAAAATATAAAGAATGGGCGAGAAAATTCAACGAGCATCGTGTTGTGAAATATGATGTACGATCGCAAACTGCTCAGGTTGCGACAGAAGGAAGGCCAAGTCGCGGTCAACACATACAAGTGGTGAGAATATCAACTATAGATTGTTCATGTGGTAAATGGACAATTTTTGGCATCCCGTGTTCTCATGCTATTTGTACCGCGAAATGGCATTCTTTAGATCCCACAACACTTATGCAACCATGGTACAATATATCTGAGTACCTCGCCACATATGAAGGAAGATTTGAACCTCTTGCAGATGAACGATATTGGGATCGGCCTTCATTTAAGTTGCAACATAACCCGGTTAGACGTGAAAGAGGAAGAGCTGGTAGGGATACAACGACTCGTTTGAAAAATGAGATGGACAGACCGGTAGCGAGAGAGAGACAACAACAAAGACCGAACAATTAG
- the LOC140874295 gene encoding uncharacterized protein, whose protein sequence is MVFKDKKDLIASVKDYSVRVSRREYRVVESTRILWKIQCQNDSSTVRCRWGLRASFKEETSYWKITRYCGPHTCISTNVGIDHHNLNSDMVANTLLAIVRCDPSYEIKYIIESVEDKYGYQISYTKARRSLKRAVEIFYGTWESSVQLLPKYMHALCKYNPGTIVEWKHIRNNEEIKILNYYFWAFKPCIDGFRNCQKIISVDGIHLYTKYEHKILIVVTLDANNQVLPLAFAIVDEETSDSWKWFLENVGRHVVSGENGVCLISDRHK, encoded by the coding sequence ATGGTTTTCAAGGATAAGAAAGATCTAATTGCATCTGTGAAGGATTATTCGGTCAGAGTTTCCAGGCGTGAGTATCGTGTTGTTGAGAGCACACGCATTTTGTGGAAAATACAATGCCAAAATGATTCTTCGACCGTCCGATGTCGTTGGGGTCTTCGAGCTTCTTTCAAAGAAGAAACAAGTTATTGGAAAATAACCAGATATTGTGGGCCTCATACATGTATATCTACAAACGTCGGCATAGACCATCACAACTTGAATAGCGATATGGTTGCAAATACGCTATTGGCCATTGTACGATGTGATCCTTCGTACGAGATCAAATATATAATAGAGAGCGTGGAAGATAAATATGGATATCAAATCTCGTACACGAAGGCGCGACGAAGTTTGAAACGCGCAGTGGAAATTTTTTATGGAACCTGGGAGAGCTCTGTGCAATTGCTACCGAAATATATGCATGCTCTTTGCAAATACAATCCTGGAACAATTGTCGAATGGAAGCATATCAGAAACaatgaagaaataaaaatattgaactaTTATTTTTGGGCGTTCAAGCCGTGTATTgatggatttcgaaattgtcAAAAAATCATTAGTGTCGACGGTATACATTTGTACACAAAGTACGAACATAAAATATTGATAGTTGTTACTCTGGATGCGAACAATCAAGTGCTACCGCTGGCTTTCGCAATCGTGGATGAAGAAACATCTGATTCCTGGAAATGGTTTTTGGAGAATGTTGGCCGACATGTCGTAAGTGGTGAGAATGGTGTGTGCCTAATTTCTGATAGGCATAAGTGA